AGTGAAATGTCTAACTGAAATGATACATGAGCAACGATATCCGGGCGGAGCCTTCTTTCCCTCTCCCCGAAGAAAGTAAATCCTAATGCTGTATTTATGGCTGTATCCCCTTCATACCGAATTTGCCATCTTCAATGTGTTTCGCTATCTCAGTTTCCGCATTATTTATGCGGCGGTGACCGCCTTCCTGATTGTGTTTTTCCTTGCTCCTCCCATGATCAAAAAATTGCAATCATTGAAACTGGGGCAAAAAATCCGGACTGATGGCCCGCAATCCCATCTTGGAAAATCCGGAACCCCGACGATGGGAGGCCTGCTCATCATCTTTTCGGTTTTGCTCTCAACCGTGTTATGGGCGGATATCACCAATTTCTATGTCTGGTTGGTTCTCTTGTCGCTGGTGGGTTTCGGGCTGATCGGATTTGTGGATGATTACATTAAAATATTACGGGGCCAATCCAAGGGATTAACGGCCACACAAAAAATTGTCGGGCAGGTAGGAGTGGCGTTGGGCATTGGGATGTTTTTTTATCTCTCTCCTGGCTATTCCACGGAACTCAGTGTGCCGTTCTTTAAATCCTTCACTCCGGATTTAGGAGTGCTCTATATCCCCTTTGCCATTCTGGTCATTGTGGGGTGTTCAAATGCGGTGAACCTCACTGACGGGTTGGATGGGCTGGCCGTCGGACCGGTCATTATTTCTTCCATGGCCTATACCGTGGTGGCCTGGGCCGTTGGAAATAAATTGGTTTCAGGATATCTCCTTGTCCCTCATATCGAAGGAGCGGGGGAACTCGCCATTCTGACGGCCTCTATTGTCGGAGCGGGATTGGGTTTTCTCTGGTTTAACACCTATCCGGCATCCGTCTTCATGGGCGATGTGGGATCCTTACCCCTTGGTGCCGCCTTGGGGACGGTGGCAGTGGTGTGCAAGCATGAATTGTTATTGATCCTGGTTGGCGGAGTCTTTGTGATGGAGGCGGTGTCGGTGATTTTTCAGGTGGCATCGTTTAAGTCCAGGGGGAAGCGAATTTTCCTTATGGCGCCGTTACACCATCATTTTGAATTGAAGGGATGGGAAGAACCCAAAGTGGTTGTGCGTTTGTGGATCATTGCGATCATTTTGGGCCTCTTAAGCATTAGCACATTGAAACTACGCTAATCAGAGGATTGTTGTGGAGCCCTGTGGAGCCATGGAAGCCGTGAAAGTCCCTCCCGTGTTTCCCATTGTGAATTGGCCAAATAAGCGTGTCACGGTGTTTGGTCTCGGACGAAGCGGCAGGGCGGCTGCCGATCTCCTTCTGGACGTTGGCGCAAGGGTGACGATTGTCGAAGAACACACAATTCAGGATTTTGAGTCCACATCGGCCGCATATGGCCTTCGAGGTGCTCAGGTGTTTCGGGGGGATGAAGTCGCCGACGGGTTGAGGGATCTCGAACTCCTGGTCGTCAGTCCAGGAGTCCCCAAGGACCATCGTCTTCTCAATGAGATTGGCCAACGGGGCATCCCCATTATTGGGGAAATGGAATTAGCTGGATGGTTTCTTCGTGCTCCCATCATTGCCGTGACCGGGACCAATGGGAAAAGTACCACGGTACGTCTGATTGGATCGATCCTTCAACAAAGCGGGAAGCGGGCATTTGTGGGCGGAAATCTTGGTATTCCGTTATGCGAGGCGGTGCCCAAGCGCACGAACCCGTCTTCTACGCCCGACTATGAGTACGTTGTTGCAGAAGTTTCAAGCTTCCAATTAGAAACTATTCACCGGTTTCGGCCCTGGATTGCCGCATTGTTAAATGTGACGCCCGATCATCTGGATCGACATCCCACTCAGGAAGACTATCAGGCTGCAAAAGAGCGTATTTTTGAAAACCAGACGATTCAGGATTGGGCGCTGATTAATGCGGACGATCCTGTGGTGAGAACCATGGCCTTGTCGGCACGGTCAGGCATTTGTGAATTCAGTCTCACCAAAAAAGTGGAACAGGGTGTCTATCTCGAAGGAGGCGATATTAAGGCCAGAATGCATGGGGAAGATTTGTTATTGGCTTCACGGGATGCTCTTCCGATGCGGGGAGACCATAATGTGGCGAATGCGATGGCGGCAATGGGGATCGGACTTCTCTGTGGATGTTCAGCAGAGGATATGGTCCGTGCCCTTCAGACTACCCCGACCTTTGAGCATGCCTTGGAGGTGGTTCGGGAGTGGCAGGGGATCACATTCGTCAATGATTCGAAAGGCACCAATGTGGACGCCACCCTCAAAGCCTTACAGAGCTTTCAGGAACCTTTAATTCTGATTCTTGGTGGAAAAGACAAAGGCGGTGATTTTTCGCAGTTGGTTGACAGAATGACACGGCAGGTTAAGGGAGTGGTGATTATGGGAGAAGCCACTCAAAAAATCCTCAAAGCGTTGGATCAGATCGGACCGCCGGTAGCCCTTGCAACCAGCCTGACGGATGCGGTGTCCCAGGCCGTGGCCTTCGCGTCCAGGGGGGATGTGGTGTTGTTTTCCCCGGCGTGCGCCAGTTTCGATATGTTTCGGAATTATCATCATCGAGGACTTGAATTTAAGCGGGTTGTCGGAGAGCTTCAATAAATGGGCATCCCAGCCATCTTGCGGCGTAAAAACTCTCATGTGGATTCCCGGGCATGGGCGGATCTGTTCCCGAGAAATCTGGGTGTCGGCTCCAAGCGGATCGATCCTCTGATTGTGGGAATAACCCTGGCTTTGTCCCTTGGGGGGTTGGTCATGGTGTTTAGTGCCAGTGGAGTCATGGCGGAAAATAAATTTACCAATGCCACCTATTATCTCCAACGACAGATCGTATGGATGGTGCTGGGATTTAGCGTTCTGCTGATCGGGTCCCTGATCGACTATCGCCAGTGGAAGCAATGGATTCCCATGGTTGTCGGAGGATGTGTCGTAGGTTTACTGCTGGTTCTGGCTGTGGGTCCTCAAATAAATGGTGCTCGACGATGGCTTGCACTTGGATTTTTTTCCATTCAACCCACGGAAATGGCCAAGCTGGCTGTTGTGCTGTATCTCGCGGCATTTCTCTCCAATCCTCAACGGCGAGTCACTGATTGGCAACGAGGGTTTCTTCCTCCGGTGGCGATGGTAGGCATGATATGTGGGCTCATTGTCGTCGAGCCGGATTTGGGGAGTACCGTCGTCATCGGTCTGGTATTCGTCGGCATGATGTATCTGGCCGGCGCGCGAATCAGTCACCTGGGGTATTTAGGGGTGCCGATGATTGTGGGTGTGGGCTCTCTCATCTGGATGAGTCCTGAACGATGGGAACGGATGACGACATTTTTAAATCCTTTTGCGGACCGCCAAGGTGCAGGCTACCAACTGGTCCAGTCCATCCTGGCGTTGGAAAATGGGGGATTATTTGGTGTCGGTCTTGGGCAGGGCAAACAAAAATTGATGTTTCTTCCCGAGGGCCATACCGATTTCGTGTTGGCCCTGGTGGGAGAAGAGTTGGGGCTCGTTGGAACCTGCGGCCTTCTGGCTTTGTTTGCCATATTGGTGTGTAAAGGCTTTCGGGTCGCGGCTCTGGCACCAGATTTATTTGGGCGCTACCTCGCCTTGGGGATCACCATGCTCCTGGGTATTCAGGCTCTGATCAATGCGGGTGTCGTGAGTGGGCTGTTGCCGACCAAAGGTCTCACGCTTCCCCTGGTCAGTTATGGGGGGTCGTCGCTTCTGGTTACGATGTTAGCTCTTGGAATTTTGCTGAGTGTGGCCCGACAGGGACGAGCAGGTCCTTAAGTGAAGAGAATAGTGTAATGCGGGTTGTCATTGCTGCGGGTGGAACGGGAGGTCATATGTTTCCGGCTATCGCGTATGCGAAAGAATTTCAACAGCATGATCCCGGGGGGAGCATTGTGTTTGTCGGGACGGGAAAGTCTTTAGAGGGAGAAATTCTGGGGAAAGAAGGGTTCGGGTTTGAACCGATCACGGTAGAAGGTTTTGTGGGGCGAGGGGTCGTTGGCAGGTTGCGTTCTCTCATTCTGCTCCCGAATTCGTTGTGGCGTGCGGTCAGGATTCTCCGAGGTCACCATGCCGATCTGGTTATTGGGACGGGTGGGTATTTTAGTCCTCCCGTCGTCGTGGCGGCCTGGTTGCTGAACATTCCCAGGGTCTTGCTGGAACCGAATGCCATGCCGGGATTGGCCAATCGCGTGTTGGGTCCTTTGGCCGACAGAATTTTTCTGGCTTTTGACAGCGCGAAGCCTTTTTTCTCGTCATCAAAGGTCAAGGTCATTGGTACACCTATTCGAAAGGCTTTTGCATTGGAACGTCCTCCTGTTCCTCCGCAGAAGATCTCACACCTGTTGATTTTTGGCGGAAGCCAAGGGGCGCGGGCGATTAATTCTGCCATGCTGAATGCTGTGGAATGTTCATCCAGGCTGCGGGAGCAGGTGACGATCACCCATCAGACCGGAGCGGACGATTTCGAACGGGTCAAGGCCGGCTATGCACAATTGGGCATTCAGGTGGATGTCCGCCCTTTTCTCTTTGATATGCCTCAGGAACTTGCCAAAGCGGATCTCATCGTCTGTCGTGCGGGGGCTAGCACATTGGCTGAGTTATCAGCATGTGGAAAAGTCGGAATCCTGATTCCCTTTCCCCAGGCGACACACAATCATCAGGAAATGAATGCCAGGTCCATGGAAGCGGCCGGAGCGGCTCGAGTGCTGCTGCAATCCGACCTCACCGGGCAGCGGCTGGCGGAAGAAATTGAACAATGGATCTCGGATATTCCCCGGTTACAGGAAATGGCTGGACGAAGTTGGGCACTCAGGAAAGTCCATGCTACAGAGCAGATGGTGGGTGAATGCCTTTCCCTGGTGGGGCATCCGGTCGCGTCGTAATACCACAGATATGATGAGGAAATATGTCCACACGGATGAATACGTAACTGAGTCAAAGTAGAAAGCATTGCGTGAACATCTTTAATCTTTAATGGGGAGGGACTCTTACAGGGAATGAAGAGCATGTCCTGCGAGGTCAACGTCTGGAATGCCCCGGGTCGTCGTGCCATGAGAAAGGCCTATGGTCGCGTTGCGAGTCCGGTAGGCCGACTCGGTATTGAGACCATACGTCCAGACTTACAGACCATGTATTCACCGCGGTGGATACATCAAGTGACCGTCTCCGGTTATCCTCTCTTCAACTCTGGAAGTCTAAAACATTATGTTTCGAAAAATTCAGCACATTCATTTAGTTGGTATCGGGGGAAGTGGAATGAGTGGCATCGCAGAGGTTCTCCTCACCTTAGGGTATAAGGTGACCGGCTCCGATGTGGGGGTGTCCGACACAATACGCCGGTTAGAGGAATTGGGGGGGATGGTGTTTATCGGGCATCAGGAATCGAATGTGGAAGGAGCGCAAGTGGTGGTGGTGTCCTCGGCCATTGCCGGTTCCAACCCGGAAATTCGTGCGGCCCGGGCCAAGGTGATTCCCGTCATTCCACGAGCGGAAATGCTGGCGGAGCTGATGCGATTGAAGTTCGGGATTGCCATTGCCGGGGCTCATGGAAAAACCACCACGACGTCGATGGTCGCCTCGATTCTGGCGCAAGCCGGCCTCGACCCCACATTCGTGATTGGAGGAAAAGTGAATGCCATGGGTACCCATGCGCGATTGGGCAGGAGTGATCTGCTGATTGCGGAAGCTGATGAGAGTGACGGATCGTTTTTGCGGTTATCACCCTCCATCGTGGTCGTCACGAATATCGACCGGGAACACCTCGATCATTACGGGAACATGGAAGGTCTTCAAGAGGCGTTTTTAGAATTCATCAATAAGATTCCTTTTTACGGGGTGGCGATTGTGTGTGCTGATGATCCCTGGATTCGCAAGCTCCTGCCTCGGGTGGTGAAGCGATATCACACGTATGGCATGAGTGATTTTTCGGGTGCGCTGACATCTGATTTGTATGCGACGGAGATTGAAACCAAATCCATGGGTGTGGAATTCCGGGCGCATTATCGGGACCAAAAGCTTGGCCCCTTCCGCATTCGCATTCCGGGTGTGCATAACGTGTCGAACGCATTAGCGGCCATTGGGGTGGCCTTGGAATTGGATGTGCCGGCGGATTTGATCCGGGCAGGGTTGGCGGCCTTTGCAGGGGTTGAACGACGGTTCCAGATTCGTGGAGAAAAAAACGGCATTGTAGTGGTGGACGATTATGGGCACCATCCTACGGAAATCCGTGCCACCCTGGCGGCTGCGCGGGCCGCCTGGCAGCGCCCGTTGATCGTCGTGTTTCAGCCCCATCGATTTACAAGAACCAGGGATCTTGCGGACGAGTTTTCCAAGGCGTTCGAACAGGCGGATCGCGTGTATGTCATGGATATCTATCCGGCCGGTGAGACGCCGATTCCCGGAATCAACGGGCAGATGATGGCCGATACCATTCGCGCCTCTGGGCACCCTTCCGTCCAATGGCTCAATCGTGACTCGGGATTGATCTCCAAATTGCGTGAGGAGCTCCGTGATGGCGATGTGCTGTTAACTCTGGGGGCGGGAGATGTTTGGAAAGTCGGAACCGAAGTGTTGGAATCGTTGTAAGCGAGTGTGGTGAGTCATGAATATCGAAGGACGGAGAGGT
The sequence above is a segment of the Nitrospira sp. MA-1 genome. Coding sequences within it:
- the mraY gene encoding phospho-N-acetylmuramoyl-pentapeptide-transferase — encoded protein: MLYLWLYPLHTEFAIFNVFRYLSFRIIYAAVTAFLIVFFLAPPMIKKLQSLKLGQKIRTDGPQSHLGKSGTPTMGGLLIIFSVLLSTVLWADITNFYVWLVLLSLVGFGLIGFVDDYIKILRGQSKGLTATQKIVGQVGVALGIGMFFYLSPGYSTELSVPFFKSFTPDLGVLYIPFAILVIVGCSNAVNLTDGLDGLAVGPVIISSMAYTVVAWAVGNKLVSGYLLVPHIEGAGELAILTASIVGAGLGFLWFNTYPASVFMGDVGSLPLGAALGTVAVVCKHELLLILVGGVFVMEAVSVIFQVASFKSRGKRIFLMAPLHHHFELKGWEEPKVVVRLWIIAIILGLLSISTLKLR
- the murD gene encoding UDP-N-acetylmuramoyl-L-alanine--D-glutamate ligase, which produces MEAVKVPPVFPIVNWPNKRVTVFGLGRSGRAAADLLLDVGARVTIVEEHTIQDFESTSAAYGLRGAQVFRGDEVADGLRDLELLVVSPGVPKDHRLLNEIGQRGIPIIGEMELAGWFLRAPIIAVTGTNGKSTTVRLIGSILQQSGKRAFVGGNLGIPLCEAVPKRTNPSSTPDYEYVVAEVSSFQLETIHRFRPWIAALLNVTPDHLDRHPTQEDYQAAKERIFENQTIQDWALINADDPVVRTMALSARSGICEFSLTKKVEQGVYLEGGDIKARMHGEDLLLASRDALPMRGDHNVANAMAAMGIGLLCGCSAEDMVRALQTTPTFEHALEVVREWQGITFVNDSKGTNVDATLKALQSFQEPLILILGGKDKGGDFSQLVDRMTRQVKGVVIMGEATQKILKALDQIGPPVALATSLTDAVSQAVAFASRGDVVLFSPACASFDMFRNYHHRGLEFKRVVGELQ
- the ftsW gene encoding putative lipid II flippase FtsW, with translation MGIPAILRRKNSHVDSRAWADLFPRNLGVGSKRIDPLIVGITLALSLGGLVMVFSASGVMAENKFTNATYYLQRQIVWMVLGFSVLLIGSLIDYRQWKQWIPMVVGGCVVGLLLVLAVGPQINGARRWLALGFFSIQPTEMAKLAVVLYLAAFLSNPQRRVTDWQRGFLPPVAMVGMICGLIVVEPDLGSTVVIGLVFVGMMYLAGARISHLGYLGVPMIVGVGSLIWMSPERWERMTTFLNPFADRQGAGYQLVQSILALENGGLFGVGLGQGKQKLMFLPEGHTDFVLALVGEELGLVGTCGLLALFAILVCKGFRVAALAPDLFGRYLALGITMLLGIQALINAGVVSGLLPTKGLTLPLVSYGGSSLLVTMLALGILLSVARQGRAGP
- the murG gene encoding undecaprenyldiphospho-muramoylpentapeptide beta-N-acetylglucosaminyltransferase, which encodes MRVVIAAGGTGGHMFPAIAYAKEFQQHDPGGSIVFVGTGKSLEGEILGKEGFGFEPITVEGFVGRGVVGRLRSLILLPNSLWRAVRILRGHHADLVIGTGGYFSPPVVVAAWLLNIPRVLLEPNAMPGLANRVLGPLADRIFLAFDSAKPFFSSSKVKVIGTPIRKAFALERPPVPPQKISHLLIFGGSQGARAINSAMLNAVECSSRLREQVTITHQTGADDFERVKAGYAQLGIQVDVRPFLFDMPQELAKADLIVCRAGASTLAELSACGKVGILIPFPQATHNHQEMNARSMEAAGAARVLLQSDLTGQRLAEEIEQWISDIPRLQEMAGRSWALRKVHATEQMVGECLSLVGHPVAS
- the murC gene encoding UDP-N-acetylmuramate--L-alanine ligase, whose amino-acid sequence is MFRKIQHIHLVGIGGSGMSGIAEVLLTLGYKVTGSDVGVSDTIRRLEELGGMVFIGHQESNVEGAQVVVVSSAIAGSNPEIRAARAKVIPVIPRAEMLAELMRLKFGIAIAGAHGKTTTTSMVASILAQAGLDPTFVIGGKVNAMGTHARLGRSDLLIAEADESDGSFLRLSPSIVVVTNIDREHLDHYGNMEGLQEAFLEFINKIPFYGVAIVCADDPWIRKLLPRVVKRYHTYGMSDFSGALTSDLYATEIETKSMGVEFRAHYRDQKLGPFRIRIPGVHNVSNALAAIGVALELDVPADLIRAGLAAFAGVERRFQIRGEKNGIVVVDDYGHHPTEIRATLAAARAAWQRPLIVVFQPHRFTRTRDLADEFSKAFEQADRVYVMDIYPAGETPIPGINGQMMADTIRASGHPSVQWLNRDSGLISKLREELRDGDVLLTLGAGDVWKVGTEVLESL